The nucleotide sequence GCGCCTCACCTTCGATTCGGCCACGGCCTTCGGGATCTACGACCGCGGGCTGCTCCAGCCGGGGATGGCCGCCGACCTCGTCGTCTTCGACCCCGACACCGTGCGGCCCTGCAAAGAAGACGTCGTCCACGATTTCCCGAGCAACGGCTGGCGGGTCCGCGAGCTGGCCGAGGGGATCCACTACACCGTGGTGAACGGCGAGGTGCTGCTGGAGAAGGGCGCGCACACGGGGAGCTATCCGGGCCGCGTGCTGCACAACGCGCGATACCAGGCGTGAGGGAGGCGCGGCCATGAAGATCTCGGTCGAGGAGATGGAGCGGACGCGAGTGGCGCGCTTCAAGCGGCTCACCCCCACCAAGCGGGGCTTCGTCGACACCGCGATCCCCGGGTACGAGCGGCTCATCTACAACGTGATCGGCCGCGGCGTGACCGAGGACGCGGCCCTCAAGCCGGCGATCACCGACGCCCGCGACTTCAACCTGACCCTCGTCAAGAAGGTCCCGGGCAATCGGGTCGGCCTCCACGATCACCCGACGGTGGAGGTCTTCATGCCGCTGACCGGACGGTGGGGTGTGTACTGGGGCGACGACGGCGAGAACGAAGTGATCCTGGAGCAGTGGGACGTCATCTCGGTGCCGCCGGGCGTCATGCGCGGCTTCCGCAATGCCGGGACGGAGGAGGCCTTCATGCTCGCCATCCTCGGCGGCTCGGACTCCGGTCGCGTGACCTGGTCGCCGAAGGTCCTGGAGACTGCCCGGCAGCACGGGCTCCAGCTCGACGCCAAGGGGAACCTCGTCACGAAGTAACGAGGGTGCCGCACAACGCGCGCAGCGCGCACGACGGCGGGGGTGAAGGCCATGGCCAAGCAAGGACTCAAAGTCCTCGACAGCGACATGCACTGCATGGAGCCGGCGGACCTCTGGGAGCGCTACATCGACCCGGCCTACAAGCCGTTCGCGCCGCGGGGCCTGCAGGAGTACATCGCCGACCTGCGGCTGGTGATCGACGGCAAGACGCTCCCGCGACATTCGTCGCTGCGCCTGCGGTCCCGTGGCGGCGAGGAGGACCCGTTCCACAAGCGGCGCGAGCGCTTCCGGCCCGCGGCCGAGCGCGGCTGGGACGGCGCGACGCAGCTCGACGCGATGGACACCGAGGGCATCGACGTGGCGGTCGTCTATCCGTCACGCGGCCTGTTCGCCCAGGCGGTCGATGACCTCGACCCGGCCTTCGCCGGCGCCATCGCGCGGGCGTACAACGACTGGCTCCACGACTACTGCAAGGCCGATCCCGTTCGCCTCCTCGGCGCGGCGATGATCTCGCCGCACGACGTCCGCGACGCCGTGGAGGAGGCGCGCCGCGCCGTCGAGACGCTCGGCTGCCGGGCCGTGTTCGTGCGTCCCAACCCGGTGAAGGGGCGCAACTGGCACGATCCCTATTTCGAGCCGCTGTGGGCGGAGCTGGAGCGGCTCAAGGTCCCGCTCGGCTTCCACGAAGGATTCGGGCCGTACCTGCCGCAGGTGGGCGACCGCTTCGGCGCCGACCTCCAGATGGTCCACACGGCCTGCCATCCCATGGAGATGATGCTCGCCGTGATCAGCATGATCGGCGGCGGCGTCCTCGAGCGGCATCCCACCCTGCGCGTCGCCTTCCTCGAGGGCAACTGCGGCTGGGTGCCCTTCCTCCTGTGGCGTCTGGACGAGCACTACGAGGTGACGTTCAAGCGGCCGAACTCGCCCCTCACCATGAAACCGAGCGACTACTTCAAGCGCCAGTGCTTCGTGTCCGTGGAGGCCGACGAGGACTTCGTGAAGCAGGTCATCGAGGCCATCGGCGACGACACCATCGTCTTCTCCACCGACTGGCCGCACGGCGACTCCAAGTACCCGCACGCGGTCGAGGCGTTCATGACGCTGCCGATCTCGGAGAAGAGCAAGCAGAAGATCCTCTGGGACAACTGCGCGCGCTACTACGGGATCCCGACGGACTGAGCGCTCTCAGAAGAAGAAGGTCAGGTTCTTCGCGAGCAGGACGCTCTGGTCGAGGATGACCTTGCGCCGGGCGATCCGCCAGCGCCCGTCGACCCTCCGGAGCCGGTCCTCGCGCTTGCCGACCAGCACGTCGGTCTCCGTCTCCAGGCGGTTCCGGTAGACGAGGAAGCGGCACTTGACCGTGACCTCGGACGCCGCGGGACCGGGCGGCGTCGCCTCGAGCAGCTGGATGTTCGAGACCATGTGGCAGATCCGCGACGGCGGCTCCTCGGCCCAGTGCAGACCGGTCGCGATCTGGCGGACGCGCCGGGCCAGGGTGTCCTTGCCCTCGTCGAACCAGTTCACCTCGCCGCCCGCGCGGGTGAACTCGCGCTCGGGCTCGTCGTGCGGGACGTTCCGCCGCATCGGCATCCAGTAGTGCGCGTCCTCCGTGAAGAGGTCGAGCCACTCGTCGTACCGCCGCTCGTCGAGGAGCTCGGCTTCGCGATAGAGGAAGTCCTCGACCTCCTGCTTGAGGAGGAGGAGGTCGAGGCTCACGGCGTCATCAGCTCCTCCCAGCCCCCCGCCTCCATGAACCGGCGCCAGCGGCCGTAGAAGGCGCGCTGGTTCTGCTCGCTGGCGTTGGCCTGCGTCACGTCGCTGATGAGGCCGGGCAGCGCGAGCCCGTGGTCCTCGAAGGCGGCGCTCCCGCGCCCCAGGCCGAGCTCGTAGTTATAGGCATGGCGGCGCGCGATCGTCCCGCGGCTCGCGGCGTGGGCGTAGTTCCAGTTCTCCATGTCGTCCTGCTCGGTCAGCCCCGCCGGGCCCGAATAGCGGGTGTAGTACTGGCGCAGGAAGTTCTTGACCTCCGGCGGCGCGTCGGCGTCCACGAGGTACAC is from Candidatus Methylomirabilota bacterium and encodes:
- a CDS encoding amidohydrolase family protein, which translates into the protein MAKQGLKVLDSDMHCMEPADLWERYIDPAYKPFAPRGLQEYIADLRLVIDGKTLPRHSSLRLRSRGGEEDPFHKRRERFRPAAERGWDGATQLDAMDTEGIDVAVVYPSRGLFAQAVDDLDPAFAGAIARAYNDWLHDYCKADPVRLLGAAMISPHDVRDAVEEARRAVETLGCRAVFVRPNPVKGRNWHDPYFEPLWAELERLKVPLGFHEGFGPYLPQVGDRFGADLQMVHTACHPMEMMLAVISMIGGGVLERHPTLRVAFLEGNCGWVPFLLWRLDEHYEVTFKRPNSPLTMKPSDYFKRQCFVSVEADEDFVKQVIEAIGDDTIVFSTDWPHGDSKYPHAVEAFMTLPISEKSKQKILWDNCARYYGIPTD
- a CDS encoding cupin domain-containing protein — its product is MKISVEEMERTRVARFKRLTPTKRGFVDTAIPGYERLIYNVIGRGVTEDAALKPAITDARDFNLTLVKKVPGNRVGLHDHPTVEVFMPLTGRWGVYWGDDGENEVILEQWDVISVPPGVMRGFRNAGTEEAFMLAILGGSDSGRVTWSPKVLETARQHGLQLDAKGNLVTK
- a CDS encoding 3-phenylpropionate/cinnamic acid dioxygenase subunit beta; translation: MSLDLLLLKQEVEDFLYREAELLDERRYDEWLDLFTEDAHYWMPMRRNVPHDEPEREFTRAGGEVNWFDEGKDTLARRVRQIATGLHWAEEPPSRICHMVSNIQLLEATPPGPAASEVTVKCRFLVYRNRLETETDVLVGKREDRLRRVDGRWRIARRKVILDQSVLLAKNLTFFF
- a CDS encoding amidohydrolase family protein, with product VVGLSDGGAHVQFHSNVGNPTRLLGYWVREKGIMSLEHAVRRLTFDSATAFGIYDRGLLQPGMAADLVVFDPDTVRPCKEDVVHDFPSNGWRVRELAEGIHYTVVNGEVLLEKGAHTGSYPGRVLHNARYQA